cgccccaagcCACCGTAGCGTCGTCCACTGCCGCCGTAGGTGAGCTTTCCCCCTTTCTAATTAGTCACTGTTCATACCCTACATATGGATGTACCAGGGCAAGAAACATCTTCCATGGACACACATAGGGCCTATTTGGATGaatgggaaagagaaagagaaagtgcaaaacttttgctcttttgcactttttttgcacttttagatccaaacaccccaaagtgcaaaagggcaaatgctaccgtaattttgctaattatggattaattagacttaatagattcatctcgtcatttagtcctcatctatgtaattagttttttaattaaactatatttaatacttctaattagcgtccaaacatctgatgtgacaggagcaaaaaattttaccatttgcccttttgccatttggggtggatccaaacacccccatAGTATGTTTTGCTACACAGAATTGAAATCAAATTATCAAGAGCAAAAAGAGACCAACCTAGCCAAATAAAAAAAAGAGCGGTTAATGACCAAAGATTGAGtcatatatttcaaaaaatggagattactttgcgagaatatgtatcactaaagcattaagcatgtctaggcctaggtatgggattcatgcggttactctatggttgtatctgattcggagcgtttactctatggttgtatctgtttttttttctttctcatgtagcacgatgtccagtggtccggacagtgtgcagcaagctgcaggcgatgaggacagtgtgcagcaacctacagatgacagagcatcatcaggacggccggcacggtcacagtcaggagctagcacatctggtgctggcagaaagaaaaggtcacAGACAAAGTGGCCATCAGATGTGAAAAGTTGTGGCCGGCTCAATTCTGAGGCAGCACCCGAAGAATCGTCAGTCTTGGTGAGATTAGCACGGGTTTGTGGCCTCACTGCCCGGCAAagggtgccactcaccttggaacatttcgatgacttgtcttgggacgacaaaaagagaatcttcgaaaacaatattcaaccctatgttgaatatccgatagagttgcacgataaggctacgaagcatgctatgaagatcatctctaaagcctggaggagctacaagaacaagtaaagtgttgtcacttactattgtcatttactaacattttttcattatctactgtcacttatgcagatttattgttttgtcgtgcaggcttttaaagtgttggaagaagaaagagaacccttttgacaagtatgcggacttgaccaaagaagcctgggacgagcttgttgaaaagtggaatactcccgagttccaacagtcaagtgagtattttcggggtctccgagcgcggaacgagcttgaccaccaccttggctcagcgggatatgctggaaagcaacgcaagtgggagcaggaggatgagatgctggcagcgaggggcattgagaatccctatgaatcgtttgagggacggctggcaccatttatgcgtgctaggtcaaagctcacggaggatggcaatatcaatttctacagcacgagcgctgaggaagttgctcaaagggctttgatggagagcagccaaggttcaaatgaaggagtgagggagtttgatgcgctcaccagggctttgggaacccgtgagcaacggggccgtgtccgtggtgtttccagtcagttgacctggaaggaggggttccctgaacacaaaggcagataccggaagcggactcgagactcctcatcaaaggttgacaTAGATGAGATCAAAAAGCAGGTGAAGATGGAGATGTTTGGAGAGTTGAAGACCATCTTCGAGTCTCAGGGATTGTCATTCCCTGATATGCCGGGGAGTACGATgagtgaagagagaagggacagcttcgcttgtactgcagcgggtgcttctcagagTAGAGGGACAGAGAGGGCAATTGTGCCTACATCAGTGGAGCCGGATACGATAGATGGCTTGGCTCGTCCGACCCGATGCAGTCTTCTCGTGCAGCTGGTCGGAGATTCGTCTTTCATGGAGGTCGGGAACGGGCTTGTGTATCCCGGTATGtcccagcttgaaggtgtccaggtcagtgcattggtctttgcctctcttttcttttctcctatttctttttgtttttttttcttttggtatgtacaacttgcttgagatttaaaggctttgttgttgttgttgatgttgttgcaggtcagggctgattgtgctgtggtcaagattgactacgtgcatgagtttgctaagaatatcaagctggaggtgccaccagatgacatgaccaccactttgcgggatgcagttgcgagaagggttcagtggcggagagctggtattcatattgatccagcagatgcagattcAGTACCGACCAGTCAACCTCAGCCACAGAGTGCTGCAGTGCCACCGACGTTTTCTGAGCCATGCCCACAGCTGCCGGATACACGGGAATCGTTATCGGAACCGCATCCTCCTGTCCCTACTCAGCCTCAGGTTACcccccctccacctgttccgacagagccagctaccgctcccaagaagccaagcaaggctaatcctgtgaggaagaagcagagtaggCCGATGGCGACGAAGCGGGAGATCTCAGAGGGTAAGAAAAAGGTGGAGCGGATAAAACAACCGGTCACAAGGGCTTACACTTCTGAGAATCCAAAGTACAGGGTTGGAAAGGCCTTGCTTAGTGTCTCTGAGCTTCGGGCAGCAGGTCCATATTGTATGGACCTGCACAAGTACTACATGCAAAATGTCAATCAAGCCGAGGAAATCATGGTGTCATACGAAGAGCGGcactttctgcagcttgagGGCAACAGCAACATCTTTATTGTTGCCTGGagcgatttgttcgaccttttcaacctcgacgctttggatctttctctcattcggtgctttgcattgtaagtcgattaagacttgtttccatttcaatgcatttgatatacgttcaacaatttaagtcgtttctatttcaattcatatggatcgtgtaggcacatgcaacaagagacaaGGCGTCGAACCGGAAAGAAGTGTGGGTACATTGACCCACAGCTGATGACGGTGACATTTATGCTGACAGCTAGAGATAGCTTGGTCAGGTGCGCACATGCAACAATTAAacttgttttcatttcaacttgtagccacatgtagtcacttgtttccatttaacacatgtaaccgcttgtttccatttcaacttggttaggtacatggtgaagtgcatgcgagtacatgctgacaaggagcacattgtggtgccgtacaacccaggcaaccattgggttacactcatcatcaatgtcaggagcaagcaagtcttctaccttgactcgagcattccatcagatgagtcgggcgcgcctcagatacgtgattattctctagtcatctcaatccttgacgagtaagtttgttgtttgctttagttttttatcatttgcccatttcagaagcatttgtaatataacatccggatgtctgtgtttaggtctcttgacaggcatcttagggacaaagaaggatacaaagagcaacgtcaagctgcgtttacacatcacaccgcgtggacggtaactactataactaaatcgctttactattacgatgttttcttggttctaagtgtcgcaaaatgctaatttctatctatctttgacatgtagtgcacacggcaaccctcgggtaactcatgtgggttctatgtttgccacaacatgcttctagttgcagaGAAACCGGATTTCACGGTAAGAATTATCACGTGTTATAATTAAAAAAAATCtgtcttcatcttgtattctaactgcttgtaattatatttcgaaggacgaagatgattatttcaatcaaacgacgcttggtaacgtgaaggatatccgagagaggctagcgggATTCCTCATGATGGAGGTGGTCAACACAAAGGGGGAGTTCCATCCACGATAGCACGGCCCGCGACATTGAGCTAGATTGAGAGACTTGCTTTGCATGTACTCTATTGTTCTTATCGATCATTGTTGCTAATTGATTGTACATGTGTTATATAATACCATCTTTCCTTGTGTGTATCGCACTATGTGAATTGTATGGATGCGTGCGATGATTGCGGTGAATtctgtgaattgaaatcttttgcaggtatttgattgcagctgccaaatcctggctagttccaggatgcagctggggaATAAAAAGGCCCCTGTTGGAGGTAGACTAATGCAAGACACGCCTCGCTTGGGGCGCGACTCTCAATAGGCTCCCAGGGCCACCTGTGTGAAGCCAAAGCGAGACGAGCCGTAAatgaggcgcgtctcccatctgtgactaatgcgagacccgtcTAGCCTAAAgctcgtctcgcatttggctcccagtggcgcctgtgtgaagccaaggcgagacgcgctgtaagtgaggcgcgtctcccatctgtgactaatgcgagaccaggagtgcctgtgtgaagccaaggcgagacgcgccgtaaatgaggcgcgtctcccatctttgactaatgcgagacccgcctagcctagagctcgtctcgcattttgctcccagggaagcctgtgtgaagccaaggcgagacgcgccgtaagtgaggcgcgtctctAATCTtagactaatgcgagacccgcctagcctagagcgtgtcttgcatttggctcccagggaagcctgtgtgaagccaaggcgagacgagccgtaagtgaggcgcgtcttgcgttttggtaatctgagacgcgcgttaggcgcgtctcagattactttTTTATCTGCGACGCGGTAATGCGGGACGCGACAGCTGCGCGTCTAGCATTTTGCCTAGGGCGCATCTCAGATTAGGGCTTCTGGCGTAGTGTGTTGTTTAAAATTTTCTAAATATAATTATTTCTACTATGTACTTAAAAAGAATAAAATAATATATAATTTAGGAAGGAATGAGTATGTACCGATTCGGTTTTCTTGACCCCTAAATAATCTTGATAGCTCGCCAACGTAGCACTGATGATGAAAATGTGACGGAAGGGGCCAGGAAATGATAACAATAACTAGTTAACAATGAGCGGAGGCAACAGTGTCAGCAGTGCCTTGTGGATTGAAATAAACATTTAAATAGAAAAACTGTCAGCTAACGCTGTATGATATGATGGGCGTGCTCTGATCGTGATGATGCTCCCCGACCTGTTCAACAGAGAGAGGTTGCAATCGAAGTAACAAACCAGCACCCGGCTACCACGAAAATGACCAAAGCTATTATATTgcatagtttttttttcttttcagctGTCATGTCGACATATTGAGGCGAACAATCAGCTCAATAATGGAACATATATAATTAACATTTTACAcggtccttttcttttcttatcTCTGGAAACTATATAATAAACCATGCACCGAGCGACATAATCTTGAGATTGATAGAGTCAACAATAATAAGAATGTTTACACGGCTAGCTGTTTGAGAATGCATGAGAATATACGAAAAGTAGGGACGTGATGATCGTGCAGTTAAGATTAGCTCTCCGAAATAAAAGAAAGAGTGGCATTCCTGAATTAAAACAGCTCCATATATATCGAAAGTGAAAGGATGTTTAAGAACCATGGCGGCGATGTGATGCAAGTGGAGCTCCACGAACACCTTACAACGACCTAGCTTTTTTAGGTGATTGAATATAATAAAACAACTCGATCGTATGTATCCTAACCTCTCATTAACCTCTTAatccgaggaggaggatgaacACCAAACGGCACATCCATCGCCTGCTCTTCAAGAGAGAGAATGCACCTGCATATATGCCCTTCCAAATGTGCATGCAGCCAGTCCTCgatcaaaaagaaaaagaaaaggtgcATGGGAGTCGCAGCCAGCCAGCCATGTCGGCATAGAAGGGGGAGATCGACGATTATTAGCTGAAGCAGAGGCCAGTGTTCATGTACATGTCGCCCTTTCCACATTTGATTAGCtaccaatatatatatatatattacccCATCGCTGTTACGAATGAACTAATAATAAGAAGTTACTGATCGAGCGTAGTAACATCGTATGTGAAACAGTCAGCCCAATTGGCTGTCGAGAAGACCAATGCAAACAGCAGCAGCACATGCCGACCGGCCGGTTGGTGCCTGAAAAGGTGTCCCGTTCGTTtgttgatatatatatatatatatataaaattcATTCTACACGCACTCGTAGCTATTCTTTATAACGTAGAACGTATCTAACCCAaaattatatatatagatatatatataccaCTATCTCATCTAATCTGCTCTTAAGTATATGCCTCAAGTAGCTAGCAACAACTAACCACAATAagcatatataatatatattatTGTTGTGGACCGATCGACCCTTTGCTGGTTCCGAAGAACTTTCGTTCGATCGTGACCGATGTGATGAGCGCGCTAGCTACAGGTGGTTTCTGACGAATATGTCTGCTAACATTTTTTTAACCCAAATGGCTGGAAAATCTGCTTTTCAATTAAAAAAATAGCTGCTTTTTGATTAAAAGATGTTGCATGAGTAGGCAACATTTTACCTAGTGTAGAGATGCCGTTTGTTACTACTTGTAGCCACGTGTCACTCAATTGTGTCACAATATATAGCTTGTCTATTACTATATGTTGACTAGTCCTTTCGTTTCAAATTGTAGTTCATTCAAGATACATAAATTTTGTTACGAATGTAGACACAAAGTATatttagatgcatagcaaaatctatgtatCTAAATTTACCAAAACGACCtgtaatttggaacggaggaagtATATTCTAACTGCATCACAAACAACAGCCGCCGtctatatatacacacacaccaCTGGCATGATGCCCTCATGCAATCGGCGAGCTATGGTTGCTTACTTCCATTATATTCTAGAAATAATACTCTTTTAACGCGACTAATTGTATGTCTTCCTCGGCGGTAGATGATTAGCTGTGAAGAACAGGCATGTGGGAATAATTGTGAATATACAAATTCTGCTGGTGTGGGTAGTATGGACTAGCTAGAGAGGAGTAGATAACTGCTGGAGACTGTGTCAGCTGCTCCAACTTGGTTGCAGCTTGTTTCAGCATCGCAAAGAATGGTCAACTGGCCAAGTTGGCATCTAATCAACGGATTTCCAGAATGACCTGTCCCAGCAGCTCTGCAAGTCAACCGATGAGCGAGCATTATATGCGTATATATTTATATCTTCCGATCCTTTGTATAATCAGTGTATACCCAGTCCTAGTTTTTGTTGTGGCCAAGCAAGAACACATCGATCAAGGCTACGAAACGTGTTAATCTGTACAAAAGAAGAGAGAGCCGCAGCATGCCTGAGCTAGCTTGATCAAGGGGACAATAAGGAAGTAATGATACAAAAATAATCTGTCTGAGGGAGTAGTGTATAATAAGAGAATGGAACTTATTACGAGAATATAATGGGCCAGATCGAACGATCCAAGTCGGAAACGTGTGTGGCCACCCAAGATTCTGCAGATCTCTCCATGGTCGTCCATAAGATGTGCTAGCTGCCTCCATGTTCTTTCTTTATAAATGCCAAGCTGCTGCCACTCATGTACGGTTTGCACTACTATTTTTTCCTAGGGTAAAAAACAACACATCATGCATGCTTCACCTgtctataaacaaattgaagaATCGCCTGTGTCTGGTGTTTGGATTGGGCCGAGGCCACCAAACACAAAAAGCTTCGAATGGCCGGAGCACACGTCGTCGTTAGAAGTCAGAACACTGCAAAGAGAAATGAAGGCGACGCCAGCACCAGCAGCAAGTAATCTGAATGCGTGACGCAAGCATATGCTACTTTACGGTAAGCGCCGCGGATACGCTTCTGAAGCTCCTAAGGGCCATGCAGCATAGATGCACAGATTAGCCAACTCTTGGGGCCGACTGGCCAAGGGACAAATAAAGAGCTGCTAGCAACCCCAGGAGATTATAAACTTGTCGATCCGTGCATGCATATGTTCAAattccatgcatgcatgcttccATTTTAGGGTCCAAGCGAACCGTATCCTGATAGTGCGAGAATATATTTTTTTTAGCCGAACCgacacaatatatatataatatctaGGTGCGTAGCAAAGTCTACGAATTTAGAAAATCTAAAACAACtatgtcggaggatttctccggccgagtggcggagtgcacccgcctaatcctagcttaggatgagtttgggggtagtcaaggaatgctcgatctagaggcgtatgaacacgaGTAGCACAcacgggtttagagtggttcgggccgtctgatcgtaataccctacgtccactgtgtgatGTATTGTTTGTAAGCTTGGGGGAGGAACTGCTGACCCTGCGTGAGTGTGAACCCTTTTGTGTGTGTCTTCTAACGTGCGCTCTCTCCCTTTTATATGCTCAAgaggagcgcgtacactgagcggggtcccgacaggtggacccggcgatatattaaataacgtacacattggagtCTTAAATGCCTCAGATCCGGAGATCTTCCTCGTCCGCCTCCGTGCGTATCCTCCGTCTGGTTAGGGTCTCGTGCCGTCTTGCTAGCATAGGGTTTGCTGCCGCTGACATGCGTAGAGGGAGTCATGCTATCGAtgtagagtcagctcccgctgataggcgaaggggctatactAACCTGCCGTGATGtagcctttgcgcactgtagcagcgcacatTGTGGCCTCCTGCAGTAGGTTATAATAACTCTTcgcccacgcgcgcggcacTGTGATGTGACCATACGTCCTTCgtccacgcgcgcggcgctgtgatgtgacgcgccgcctcgataacaggcgggcttaccatgCAATcacccatacctgcccaacgtgtcagaggGCAGCCCATGCTCTGTCTTGGGtgcgcgcaccccaaccacccgtaTTTAatacggtagttgggctggcttctcgcagaaggctggtatccaccggacacgtggcggtgctggtttagcggccgcttcctcaggggcacgtggcgccaccggacctcctccctggTGGggtgggaggtccgggcccccctggctggcccaggcgctcaggctcctaggggtccggcttccacacgtggggGCCCAAGACCATCCCGCGGTGGTCCGGACCCGTGGTAGCTGTTCCTGAGCTCTTCATCCttgcgggcacgtggaggcaccggacctgCTATTACGTGGGAGGAGGTTCGGAGATTGTGCCCCCAGTTGTTAGGCTCGGATCTTACGCCCTATCGCCTAGAAGTTTAGTGCGAGGTTATGGATAACCTCATACCCCTTAGGCTGGATACTCTAGTAGAAGGTACttctgtctgtatgtaccgacaaactacttcctccgttccaaattataattCGTTTTGGCAATTatgatatataatttttttgcTATATATGTAGACACAGTATATATTAGATGCCTTCAACTGGCTCTCGCTGATGAAACAACGTACGCCTGCTCGATCACTAGAATACGTGACATATGTGTGTAAGCAAGGTACATGCTCGCAAACACATTATTACACAGTTTTAGAGCATGTTTGGTGAGGTCCTTTGATTAAACCATGAGAAGTGGTTTCCTCGGAGAAGTGATTTACGTGTTTGAAAGCGATTCTCAGTGATTCTCTAAATTAAATATTAGATTAAAAATTAAGTATGAAGTGATTTCGGGCTGGAAGTGAATAAGTAGAAGTTACATCTTTTTAGCTGCTAGCGTCTTAATTTATCTCAGACAATCACTTCACTTCAAGGAATCAAACTAGAATTACTTCCATAGAACATGCACCACATATCATCTGTATTTTACAGCAATATCGTCATACATAAGCACGTACATGACAGGTAGCTCATCACCAAGCTGACCTACATGCACCACTGTGGTTATTTGGGTACCCCTAAACCCTTCATGCGACGAGGAAACAAACGGAGACAACCGGCCGGCCGATCGACGACGAGGAGCCCGGCCCCCCGGACCCCAGTATATGCCGGGCTCTGCCAATATAATACTATATACGACCATAATCACGAAAATAATCTTTAATCCTTAACATTGGTCCCGGCTACTGTTGGGCTCGGAACTAATAAAGATTTTAGTTCCGGATTCAACGGCTAGGGTGCGGTGGGGAGTTTTAGTTCCGCTTGGAGCCACTAACTGAGATTAAAATACATCTTTTAGTTTCGGTTGGTGGCTGCAATCGGGATTAAAAGTCGTAAACATTTAGTCCCGGATGATAACACCAATAGGGACTAAAGGATGACCTTTTAGTTTTAGTTCCGGTTGGTAGCTCCAACCCGGACTAAAAGTAtctttagttccggttggtgTTACCAATCGAGATTAAAGGGTCATTTACGGATTAGTCTAAAAGGAAGATATCTTATTCAAAATCACGTGTGCTATGTAGGTAGGGTGGTAAATAAATTGTGTGTGAGGTAAGAGATCTTGGATTCGAGTTCCGCGGACTGGAGTTTAGTTTGGCTTGACCGACCGTCCGTCCGGCGACAACACTGTAGAACGATGCCAGGCCATAAGCACCCATGGTCATGAGGCAACCAGGCTAAActaaggagagagagaaagcaGGAGAGAGTG
The Panicum hallii strain FIL2 chromosome 6, PHallii_v3.1, whole genome shotgun sequence genome window above contains:
- the LOC112898390 gene encoding calcium-dependent protein kinase 27-like; its protein translation is MTTTLRDAVARRVQWRRAGIHIDPADADSVPTSQPQPQSAAVPPTFSEPCPQLPDTRESLSEPHPPVPTQPQVTPPPPVPTEPATAPKKPSKANPVRKKQSRPMATKREISEGKKKVERIKQPVTRAYTSENPKYRVGKALLSVSELRAAGPYCMDLHKYYMQNVNQAEEIMVSYEERHFLQLEGNSNIFIVAWSDLFDLFNLDALDLSLIRCFALHMQQETRRRTGKKCGYIDPQLMTVTFMLTARDSLVSSDTTGEISSAVWMPPLSPPEKRSGIGRASIDVEVVVVTFKYLEL